From the Halobacterium zhouii genome, the window CTCGGTGATGCCGGTCGCCGCCTCGTCGACGGCGTCGGCGATTTCCTCGAGAGCAGTGAGCGCGTCGTCGATTTCGTCGCCCGCGCGATGGATCTGCTCGTGGGATTGGTCGACGGCGACGACCGTCTCGTTGGCCTGCTGCTGGACTTCGTCGATGCTCCCCGCGATTCGCTCGGTGTGCTCGCGCGTCTCGTTCGCGAGTTCCTTCACCTCGTCCGCGACAACCTCGAACCCACTGCCGGCCTCGCCTGCGCGCGCCGCCTCGATGTTCGCGTTCAACGCGAGCAGGTTCGTCTGGTCTGCGACCTCAGCGATGACCTCCACGACGCCCTCGATGTCGTCCATCTTCGACTCAAGTTCGGAGACGCTCTCGACCAGGTCGTCGCTGATCTCGATGACCTCGTCGGTCGCCTTGCTCGCGCTCTCGCTGGCGTCCAGACCACTCTCTGCTGCGGCCTGAGCCTGCTCGGCGGCCGACGCGACCTGGTCGGAACTCGCGGCGACCTCCTGCATGCTCGCGGAGAAGTTCTGCATCTCGCTCGCCGCCTCAGAGAGCATCTGGTTCTGCTCGTCGACCGTCTCCTTGATCTCGTTGGCCTCACCGGCCGCGTCTCGGATGGAATCCTCGAGTTCCCGTGTCTTTCCGTCGACCTGGCCGACGAGTCGCTCGAACTCGTCGGCCATCTGATTCAGGTCGTCCACGACCGCCACGAGGCGCGAATCAACGACGCCGTCCTCGTCGTAGGTCGCACGGGTGGAGAGTTCACCGTCCGAGAGCGCCTGCATCGTCTCCCGGAGTTCGGTCACGAGCGCCTCGATGGCGTTCGCGCGCTCAACGTCCTCGGTCCGGTCGTTGACCGTCTCCACGACGGCGATGAGTTCGTCGCCGTCGAATATCGGGCGGGCCTTTATCGACACCCGGTGTTCGACGCCGCTCCGGTCGAGCAGCGTTCCCCCCTCCTCGTACAGCGTGTACGACGTGTCAGCGCGCTCGACGCCCTCCTCGGCGTCGGCTGCTTCCGGTGACGCCACAACTTTCTCGGCGAGTGTCTCGGTCCCGCTTCCATCGGCGTTCATCGCGCCCGTAGTGTCCGTCGACCCGACGACTTCCTCCGCGGGACACCCGCTGAGGTCGGCCATCGCGTTGTTCCAGGCGACGACCTCGCCGGCGGTGTCGATCATGAACACAGGCATCCCGATGCCGTCGAGCAGTTCGTCGTCCTCGACGTTCAGTTCGTCCTCGTCTTCCACGTCGCCGGACTCCGAGCCCCCGACGTCGCCGAAAGCGCCGACGCCTGTGGCGGCGTCCTCGAGTACGGCCTCCATTCCCGTTCGAAGCTCCCCCTCCGCACGGTCCAGAGCCTGGTCGTCGACCCCTTCCTCGCGGAGGCGGTCGAAAACAGCCGTAACGACCCCGTCGACGGCAGCGTCGTGGCTCTTCACGAACCTCGCCGCGTCGACACCCGCGTCCTCGTACGCGGGCACGTACGTCTCGGTTCCCGGTTTGTTCTGTTCGAAGAGTCCGCCGAGATGGTCAGCCGTCTCTTCGGGAAGTTCCGGGTCGAGGCTCGCGGTGTCGAGTTCGTAGCGCTCTCGGAGCGCCGTGCGGTGCCGGTCGTGTCCGCCGAAGGAGAACTGACCGGCCTCGGTTCCGCCGTCGGACTGGAAGTCCGACGAGGATTGCGGACTGTCGGTCCGCCCACCGCCGTCCGTCGCCGCCGGCTCGGACCCCCGACCGAGCAGTTTACGCAGGGTTCCCAGCATTTGTGCCCAGAAGGGAGCCAGGTAGCTATAAAAGATTTCCCCCACCGTTACCAATTCGTATAATCGCCCGCCCACGCGTCCCCCGCCTAATCGCACACGTTCCTCGCCCGATCGTACACGGTCCCGCACCTCCACAACCTGCGCTCGCAAGTTGTCTGTCTCGCGGTAGCAGCCTATCTCGCGCTCACCCGTGCGCGTGCGTGAAAATGAATAACCGGTCGGACTCTCGAGCAACACAAACGTCGAGTGGTTGGTCAGATCCGAGTTGTCGCGACCGCTCGGTGGTCGCGAGCGCCTCGTCGAAGGCCTCCCCACAGACCGGACACGATACACCATCCCGGTTCTCGAACAGTCGCACCGTACCGGTGTCCCGTCGGAGCTTCAACCGGTGTCTGACGGCCTCGAAATCTATTACGTCGCCCATACGTACGCCCCGAACGACCGATGGTTATAGTTTGGGACCCCGGTGCCATCCCCTTTTTTCACCGCTGATAACCACGCCCATACCTTTTAGTGTAGTTCCAGATTCTATCGGAGCGAGCCCCGAGACCCTACCGGGTGGGGGCGGAGAACCAACAATGTTCGAATTCATCACAGACGAGGAAGAGCGTGGTCAGGTGGGTATCGGTACCCTCATTGTGTTCATCGCGATGGTCCTGGTCGCCGCGATCGCCGCCGGTGTGCTCATCAACACCGCCGGCTTCCTCCAGACGAAGTCCGAAGCAACCGGCGAGGAAGCCTCCGCACAGGTCTCTAACCGCGTGACGGTTGTCTCCGCGTACGGGAACGTCACAACCAACGACAAGGTCGATTACGTCAACGTGACGGTCATGCGCGCCGCCGGTGCACAGAATATCAACCTCTCCAGTGCCACCGTGCAGTGGATTGGCCCGAACGAGGCCAAGACGCTGACGTACAACCAGACTGGTGCTGATGGGGATAACTTCAACACGACGAAGGTGAAGGGTGAGGGTGCGAAGGTTCTGTCCAGCCAGGAGAGCCGCATCACCATCGTCATGGACGCGAGTGAAATCGAGAACGCTGCTCTCGGTGAAGGGACGAACGTCCAGCTCACCATCACGACGCAGTACGGCGCGTCCACGGAGTACTGGGCGGCCGTCCCCGAATCGCTTCAGGATAAGAACGTGGTGGAGCTGTAGATGTTCGAGTTCATCACAGACGAGGAAGAGCGTGGTCAGGTGGGTATCGGTACCCTCATCGTGTTCATCGCGATGGTCCTGGTCGCCGCGATCGCCGCCGGTGTGCTCATCAACACCGCCGGCTTCCTCCAGACGAAGTCCGAGGCAACCGGTCAGGAAGCCTCCGCACAGGTTTCCAATCGCGTCACCGTCGTGAACGCGTACGGAAGCGTGAACGACGCGAACGACAGCGTCAAGAACGGGACAGTTCACTTCGTCAACGTGACGGTGATGCGTGCGGCCGGTTCGGAGAACATCAACCTCTCCGAAGCCACCATCCAGTGGATCGGCCCGAACCAGGCGACGACGCTGGTCAACGGACCGAACAACGCCGACCAGACGTCGAACGAGCAGTTCGCGACGATCGGCGTGACGGACGACGACCAAGATCAGGTGTTGTCCGACAAGGACACCCGGATCAAGCTCGTCATGAACGCCACCGCGATCAAGAACGACGACGGTTCCTTCAGCGGCACCGGCAATAGTCTGACGGGCCTCATGGAGGGTGAGAACGTCAAACTCACCATCACGACGCAGTACGGCGCGTCCACGGACTACTGGGTCTCCGTGCCCGAGTCCCTGATGGACAAGCAGGCCGTCAAGCTGTAAGACGGCATCCACTTCTGTCGCATCGCTTTTCGAACGCCACGATTTTGTACTCGGCTACCAACTGGTAATCGTGCCTTCGCTGTACGGACTGGAGCGCTCCGGTGACGTCTACAAGCTCGTGGAGTTGCTCCGAGAGAGCGAGAAGGAGACCGTCCGACGGCGCGCGGCCGAAATTCTCGGCAACCTCGACGACCCGGAGTCCGAGGGCGTCGACGGGCTCGTGGAGGCGATGAGCGACGAGGCAGTGTCGGTTCGCGCGGCCGCCATCGACGCGCTCACGCAGCAGGAAGCCGTCGACGCGCTGATGAAGGGCCTGGGTCGGTCCGTTGACGACGCCGGAGCGGAGTGGGCCCAGGCCGAGACGTTCGTCGAGGACCTGGGTTCGGACACGCCGGAGATGCGGATGGCGGCCGCGAACGTGCTCGGCTTGCTCGGCGTCACGGAGTCCGCGCGGCCGCTGGCGGCGCGACTCGAGCGCGAGACAGAACCCAGGGTTCGAGCCCGGATTGCGCGGGCGCTGGGCCGCGTCGACGAACCCAGCGTTGCCGGCGCGCTCGTGGAGTGCCTGCGCGGGGAGCCACTCGAGGTGCGGCGGGAGGCCGCCGAGTCGCTTGGTCGACTCGGTGGGAAGACGGCGCTCCGGGGACTGCTTGCCGTCGTCGACGACGACAGCGAGACGATGCGGCGCGCGACGGTGAGTTCGCTCGGCAGGTTCGGTCGCACGGAGCCAGTGGACCCGCTCGTGGAACGCCTCGGCGACGGGAGCGACCTGGTTCGGCGCGCGGCGGTGTTTTCTCTCATCGAGATCATGTCGAACGTGCCGCCGGGGAAGAGCCACGAACTCCGTGAGACGATCGTCGACCGGATGGCGGCGCGCAGCGACCCGAGCATCGTGGCGTCGCTGGTCGAGATCATCGAGGAGGGATCACAGCTCCACCAGCGGCGGAACGCGACGTGGATGCTCGGCCGGGTCGCCGGCGATCAGTCGACGAAGATGGAGGCAGTGGAGGCGCTCGTCGGCGAACTCGGCGCCGACGACGACCTGCTCTCGCAGTTCGCGGCGACTGGACTGGCCGAGATCGGCGGGCGGTCGGTGGAGACGTCGTTGCTCGAGGTCATCGAGTCGGACCGGTACGGCGAGGACGCGGTGGCGATGGCGGCGTTCGCGCTCGGGAAAGTCGGAGGGGACCGGGCCCATCAGCGCCTCCAGAAACTCGTCGACGAGACCGAGAACGACGAGGTGCGGCGTCGGGCGTTCTCTGCAATCTCGAAACTCGGTGGGCATTCCTGAACTGGTCGAGCACTCCTGACACTCGAATCACTGGGTCGCCGCACGGCGATTTCAATCGCGAGAATTGCACACAAAAGGTTAAATACGCCAGTTGAATACGTATCCCAGTAATGAGTACGGACGCGTCGGCGCGTCGGGCGAGCGACTGTCTTCCTGCGGACACACCAACTCCGGGTTCCGGATGAGCGAGTCGGAGTACAAGGTCGCGGACGGGCCGGGAAAGTTCCTGCAGGTCGTCAAAGACGGCCGCCGACTGAAGGACGCGGAGTGGACGAACGGTCGCATCCTGCTCTCGAACAAGCGGGTCGTCCTGGCGGGCAACGACGGGAAGCGCACGCTCCCGCTGTCGAAGGTTGCGAGCCTGAGCGGCCGCTACGACGTGAACCAGACCGTGGCGAAGGTCAGCGACTACGTCACCATCCAGATGCAAAACGAGAGCGTGGTGTTGCTCTCGCTGGGCGAGAACACCGAGGAGTTCGAGCACAAACTGTACGGCGCGCTGTTAGACCAGACGGAGGTGCTGGTGAAACATCCCGCCGTGAAGGGGGGCGTGGTCCAGGACACGACTTTCGAGCGCGCGCGGATCAAGGTCGACGACGACCAGTTGAACGTCGCGATGTCGAATGGCGAGTTCGTGCCCGTCGAACTGGACGACGTCGGGTCGGCGGAGGCGGCGTCCCTGGAGGTGCAGGGAGAGACGAGTCCGGTGTTGAAGACGGAACATACCGTCGACGAGGCGAGCGTGCAGACGTACTTCTCGAGTGATTCACACACCTGCTCGATCCTGGAGTCGCTGCTCAGCAAGGAGGCGCGCAAGAGCCAGGGGTCCGTCGAGCTCTCGGAGACCGAAAAGCGCGTGCTGATGGCGCTGTACTCCGGGGTGGCCTCCTTCGAAATCCCGGACTTCCTCGGGATGGACGTCGACGAGGTGGAGTCCATCTTCGAGCGACTCGTGGAGGTCGACGTGTTAGAGGAGGTGCGCAAGCGCCGCGAGGTGGCGATGAAGACCCGCGGGCGAAACATCGCGAGTGAAGCAATAAACGAGGAGTAGCGAGCCCAGCAAGCAGAAGCTGCGGATCAGTACCGGCGACCAGCGGCTTCTTCAGCCTAATTGTTCACGTCCTCGAGGTGTTCGCTGACCGCGGCCTGCCCGAGCGAGGTGAGTTCCACTGTTCCCTGCCGAGCCTGCGAGGCAGGGCCCGTCGAACCGTGTTCGATGGCGTTCTCGTCTACCACGAACCCCTTCTCTTCGAGGTCACTGAGCAACATTGTGAGGTGGCTGACGTCGACGCCGAGCACGCCCGCGAGGCTGACATCCGGACCGGTGGAGTAGATGGCGACGAGCGCCTCGACCTCGTCGTCGGAGAGCGTGGCGTCGCCGAGGTCCTGCTTGAGTTGCGCGTACTGGAGGCGCAGGAAGCGCCCGAGGATGTTCATGCGACGACTGGAGTCGAGTGCGAGTTCGGTGGTGACGGCGCTGGCGTCACCCACGTGGCGCACGGAGAGCAGCGGGCGAGAGGAGCCGCCGACGTCGCGTTCGAGTCGCTCGAAGTGCGTGACCGTGGAAACGACGATGCGCGCGCTGGTGGCGCCGCGGAGTTCGACGGCGTCCGGGACGAGGAACAGGTCGGCGGTGTCGAAGGACTCGTCGGTGATGCGACCACCCCGCCTCGCGGGGTGTTTGGCGTACACGGTCGTCCCGTTGAGCAGCGCCTTGAACACGAGCGTGACGAACCGGTCGACGGTGTCGCCCCCGCCCTCGACGACGGCGACGTGTTTCTGGCCGTCGCGTTCGTAGCCGATGGTGACCGTGTCCTCGAAGAACTTCGCGAGGTCGCCCGGCGCGGACGCGTGCTTGACGTCGAACACGCCCTCGAGGGGAACGACGACTCTGTCGTCGCTCGTGACGAGTACGATCTGGCGCTTGCTCATCACGACACGGCCGCGCACGGGTTCGGCGTGCGTGGCGGTGTCCGGGATGAACGTCGTGACGAAGTCTGCGATGGCTGATTCCGACATGTCCCCCTGGTTCGCTCACAGGTGGACGGCCCGAGAGAATAAGCGTTACTCCTCTCCCGCGAACCGACCAGTCGTCTTGCCGAGTCAGTGGTTCGGTCGCGCGTCGACCGGCGTCCCGCTCAGTCGTCGCCTGGGAGCCGTCGGTAGATACGAATCCGTGGGTCTGCGGCCTCGAATCGCTCCTTGACGCCGTTCGGGAGGGTTTCGGTCTGGCCGAGAACGAGGTGGCCGTCGGTCCGAATGGACGCGCTGACGGTGTCGAGTATGGGGCGTTTGTACTGTTTGTCGATGTAGATGCAGACGTTCCGGCAACACACAAGGTCGAATCCGGACTTGGGTTCGTCCGTGATGAGGTCGTGGCGCTCGAACGTGACGACGTCTTTGACGTGGTCGGCGACGACGAAGCCGTGGTCGCCGTCGCGTTCGACGTACTCCAGGGGGTCTTCGAGGAAGTCGAGTTGCTCCCGAATGTCTGCGGTTCGGGTGCTCTGGTAGCGGCCGGCGCGGGCGCGAGCGAGCGCGTCTTGGTCGATGTCCGTGGCGAGTACGTCCACCTGCCACGGTGAGAGGCCGGCATCGAGTGCGAGCATCGCCAGTGAGTACGGTTCGCGGCCGTCCGCGCACGCCGCGCTCCAGATGGAGATGCCGGAGCTGTCGGCGTGGTCGGTGAACACGTCCTCGAGGGCCGACCACACCTTCCCGTCGCGGAAGAACTCCGTGACGTTCACGCTGAGCGTGTCGAGGAGCGCAACCCGTTCCTCGTCGTCTTCGCGCAGTACGTCGAGGTACTCCGCGTACGAATCCGCGCCACAGCGGCGCATCCGCGCGGAGACGCGCCGGTCGAGGTACGAGTCGTCGTAGTAGCTTGTGGCGAACTCCGTCTCCCGTTCGACGTACGACAGCAGGTCCTTGAAATCGGTCATGGTGGTAGTTCGAAGGTGGTCATAGCACGAGTACCTCGGCGTCGACGCGCTCGACGGTGACGTCGCCAGTCGTCGGCGAGAACGACACTGACCGTCCAGCGTTCCCCCCGGTCTCCTCCGCGACGAGTTGGACGCCCTCGTCTGAGAGGGCGCGTTTCGCGGCTTCGACGTTCCGCTCACCGACGGCCTCGCCGATGGAGATGTCGAGCATCGAACTCCCGCCGACGAGTTTCGCCTCGAGGGAGTTCCGGGAGACATCACGGCGTTCGAGGTCGGCGAGGAGTTCCGCGAGGCCACGGTCCACGTACTTCCCCGGCGTGTTCACGGACGACCCCGTGGACTCGGCGGCCGCCGGAAGCATCGCGTGGAGGAGGCCGCCGACGGCCGAGTCAGAATCGTAGATAGAGACGGCGACACACGAGCCGAGGCCGGACGTGACGAGCGTTCCGTCGCCGTCGAGCGCGCGCCACTCCGCGACGCCGACGCGGATCCGCGGCTTGGATTCCGTCACGATGTATCCCCCGACAGTCTGGCGGCGACGTCGGCGAACGCGTCCACCTCGGTCGGACTCGGAAGGGCGACGACCCGACAGAGGAACTGTTCGCCCGCGCTCACTGTGGTGTCGAAGACCGCTACGCAGTCCGCGTGCTGGCCGTAGCCGGCAGCGATGGTGCTGAGGACCGCGCGGCCGTTCGCGCGGACGTGAGACGGCGTGGACACGTCGATTGTGGAGTCGAGTGCGTTCGCCCAGCCGTCGAGGAAGCCGCTTGCGGTGACGTTGCCGAGTTCGGCCACCGCGCTCTCCGCGACCTTGGCGTCGGCGTCTCCGCTCGGGAGCATCGCGTCGGCGACGGATCCGGGTTCGATCTCCTCGAACAGCACCGCAATCACGCTGTCGATGCGTCCCTCGCACTCGAACACTGCGCCATCGTAGGGAGCGTCGTCGAGGAGTGCGGGGACGCGCTCGACCGGCATGAAGTCGACGTGGGACTCCACGACGTCGGTCTCGAAGCCGGTCATCCCCTCGATGTGGTCGGCGACGCCCGCCGCGTTCTCCTGTGTGAGGCGGCTGTAGGCCACCAGGTCCTCGAGGGACAGCGGGTTCTCGCCGGACGTCGGCAGGTACGCGAGGAACGGTTCGACGTCGGGGACGACGGCGATCCGGCAGGTGCCCTCGACGGCCTCCACGCCGACGTGGCTCTCGAAGACGAACGCGCAGTCGTCGACGACCGCCGCGTCCGGAACGAGGTCGTCGTCCGTCACTCGCTCGGGCATCCGGATGTCGATGGTGTCCGGGGCGTCCTCGGCCCACACGTCGACGAAGCCGCTCGTCAGGATGTTCGATATCTCGGGGATCGGGTCGCCGCCAACGGGTAACCGGTCGGTCGCGTGGGCCGCGAACGTCTCGTCGAAGGAGACGAACGCGCGCCCGGAGAGCGCGCCGTCGAACGGCACCTCGATCCTGGTCTCAGCGTCGCCGAGGAAACCCGGGACCGCGGCGGTTTCGACGAGCGCGGTCCGCGTGAGGTGGCTGAACGCCTGCACGTCCGCCATCGTCTCCAGGGCCCTCGCCGCCTTCCCCGCGCCGTCGTCGCCGACTCGGCTGAACGTGCCGAGTGCACCCAGGTCGACCTGCATCTCAGATGTCGTTGATCATCGAGACGAACGCCTCGATGTCCGGGAAGGAGTAGATCTTCGCCTCGACGTCCGCGTCGGGGGCGTGGAGGGTCGCGTCGAACACCATCGCGATCTCGTGCTCGCCGGGGTCGACGCAGTGCTCGACGATGTCGTGGCCGGACGCCCGCAGCAGTTGGGGCGTGGAGATGTCGATGGTCCGCCCGAGCACGTTCGCCCAGCCGTCGATGAATCCGGAGGTCATGATGTTGCCGACCTCCCGGATGGCCGAGCGCTCCATGTCGCTGTACGCGCCGCCATTGCTGTCGATGCCACCGAGCATCGTGTCCGCGAGTCGGCGCGCGCTCTCGTCGTCGAAGAGCACGAGCACGGAGCCGTAGGGCTGTTCTTTGAGCGGAACGTTCACCCCCACCTGCTTCTCGGGGCCGAGGTGCGCGCCCAGGTCCTCGACGTCGATGACGTTGATCTTCGTGATCTGCATCTCCGTTTCGACGCCGGTGAGCTGGCTCATGTTGTCCGCCACCGTCGTCGCGCCCTCGCGGGCGAGTTCGTTCACCGTCTGCAGCCGCCGAATGTCTATCATCGTGCTCATGGTTCAGAGAGTTCCGACGTCCAGAATCGTCACCACGTCGCCCTCGCCGAGCACCGCGGCACCCGACAGCCCGGGAATGCCCGAGAGGAACCCCTCGAAGGGTTTGACGACGACCTCCTCCTGCTCGCGCACGTCGTCGCAGTGGATGGCGACCTGCCGCTCGCCCTCGCGGATGCGGACGAGCATGCCGTCGCCGTTCTTCGTCTCGCCAGGCACGTCGAGGGCCTCGCCGAGTCGGACGAGCGGGTAGACCGTGTCGTCGTACGTGATGACCTCCTCGCCGTCCACGCGCTCGACCGACTGCATGCGCGATATCTCGTCGACGGTCTTGATGGGAATGCCGTACTCCTCGCCGCCGCTCTCCACGAACAGCACCTTCACGATGGCGACGGTCACCGGGAGCGTGAGCGTGAACGTCGTTCCCTCGCCGGGCACGCTCGACACGGAGACCGAGCCGTCGAGTCGCGCGACTGTGTCGCGGACGACGTCCATGCCGACGCCGCGCCCGCTCACGTCCGTCACCTCGTCGTTCGTGGAGAACCCGGGGTGGAAGACGAGGTCTTCGACCGCCGCGTCGTCCATCTCCTCGACCTCGGCCCGGGACTTGATACCCTTCTCGACGGCTTTGTCGCGCACACGGTCGCGGTCGATGCCGCCGCCGTCGTCTCTCACCTCGATGAGCACGCGGTCGCGGTCGCGCTCCGCGGAGAGCGTGATGGTTCCCTCGGGGTCCTTGCCGTTCGCCGTTCGCTCCTCGGGGGATTCGATGCCGTGGTCGACGGCGTTCCGCAGGAGGTGCATCAGGGGGTCGGATATCTCCGTGAGGATGGTGCGGTCGAGTTCCACGTCGTCGCCCTCCACGACGAAGTCGATCTCCTTGTCCTGCTCGCGCGCGAGGTCCCGCACGAGACGCGGGAACTTCCCGACGATCTTCTTCATCGGGACCAGGCGCATGTCCATCACGGTGTCCTGCAGGCTCGAGGTTATCTTGTCGAGTTCGTCGAGTTCGTCCGACGCGCGGCGGTTCGACCCCTCGACGCCGCGCTGGAGTTTGATGCGCGTCGTCACGAGCTGTTCGACGAGACCGTGGAGTTCGTCGAGTTGGTCGACGTCCACGCGCACGGACTGGATCTCCGTGTTCGGGTTGTCGGTGTCACTGGTTTCCTCGGCCGTCGAGTCGTCTGCTGTGGATGCGTCAACGCCGGAGCCACCCGCTTCAGAGTCGCTCGCTTCAGCCTCGTCTGCTTCGGACTCGTTTGCTTCAGAATCGCCTGCGGACTCGCCCACGGAGTCCGGAATCTCGTCCGTGAGTTCCGTGACCGACGCCCCCGATAGCTTCGGGAACGACTGCACCGTCGCGGCCACGTCGGCGAGTTCGCTCGCTACCACCAGGTCGAAGCTGTCGTCGTACTCGCCGTCGTTGATGGCGTCGGGGCCGGGGTCCGCGCCGAGCAGGTCGAACTCCTCGGTGGTGGCCTCCAGAACGAACATGCCGTCGACGCCCTTCATCTCGGAGTCGCCCATGTCGACGCGGACGTGAAAGACGCGGTCTGTGACCCCCGCGAGCGACGACTGGTCGACAATCGCGAATGGGTCGATTGCTGGGTCGGCGTCGTCGTCTGTGGAACCGCGCGCGTCGTCTGTAGAACCGGACGCGTCGTCCGCCGCTTCTGCATCGACGTCGGCCTCGTCTGCTCCGTCCTCGAGTACGGCGCGCACCGACTCGATGGTGCCCGAAACGTCTCGCTGGACCTCGCCGGTCTGCTCGATGTCTGTGAGACACGCCTCGATCTCGTCGACGCCCTCGAAGACGCGGTCCATCCGGTCGCCCGTCACCTCGAGGTCGCCCTGGCGCATCGCGTCCAGTAAGTCCTCGATGGCGTGGGCGAGGTCGCTGGCCGCCTCGAAGCCCATCGCGCCGAAGTTGCCCTTCAGCGTGTGGGCAGTCCGGAAGATGGAGTCCATCGCTTCCTCGTCCTCCGGGTCGTCCTCGAGTTCGAGGAGCGCGTTGTTCAGGTTCGTCACGTGCTCTTCGCCCTCGCGCACGAACGCCTCTAGGTAGTCGTCCATTCAGGAACTCCTCCGTACTGAATCCGTGATTGCTTCCGTGAGCCCGTCCGCCGCCAGCACCTCGTCCACGCACCCGGTCTCGATGGCGCGCTGTGGGATGCCGAACACCGCGGACGTCTCCTCGTTCTGGGCGAGCGTGTGCCCGCCCTTGTCCTTCACCGCGCGAATGCCGTCCGCGCCGTCGGTGCCCATGCCGGTGAGCGCCACGCCCACCACCGGGTCGGTGACACGTTCGGCTGCCGACTCCATCGTCACGTCGATGGCGGGCCGCACGCTGTGGCGGCGGTCGCTCTGGTCGAGGCGGACGCGCAGTCGGCCGTTCGAGTAGCCCGAGACGCGCATGTGGTAGTCGCCGCGCGCGACGAGTCCCTCGCCGGCGCTGATGCGCGCGCCGTCCTCGGCCTCCCTGACGTCGTAGTCGCTGGCGCGGTCGAGTCGGTTCGCGAACCGGGACGTGAACTGGTCGGGCATGTGCTGGACGACCAGCACGCGGAATCCCGCCTCGATGGGCAGCGCCTCGAGGATCGACTCGACGACGTTCGGCCCACCGGTCGACGCGCCAACGAGCAGCGTCGGATTCGCGACGTACTCCTCGCTTCCCGTCTCGGTGGGCGTCGTCTGTTCGACGTCCCGCGCGGCCGTCGGGTCCGCCACAGCGGCGCGTTCGACGGCGTTCACGAGTCGCTCGCTGTGGCCCGAGAGCTCCGTGGAGATGGTCCCCCCGGGTTTGGCGAACGCGTCCACTGCGCCGTTGTCCATCGCCTCGAGGGTCGCGTCGGCGCCCTCGGTGGTCAGCGCGGACAGCATCAGGATGGGTGTCGGCGTCTCGGCCATGATCGCCTCAACCGCCTCGATGCCGTTCATCTCGGGCATCTCGACGTCCATCGTGACGACGTCGGGTTCGACCTCGGCGGTCTTCGAGACCGCCTCTCGGCCGTTGTCCGCGGTGTCCACGACGTCGACGCCGCCGTCGGTGAGGATGTCGCTGATGACCGTCCGCATGAAGTGGGAGTCGTCGACCACCAGCGCTCGCGTCATGCCAGCACGTCCGAGATGGCGTCCATCACGCTTGGCTTCTGGAACGGTTTCGTGATGTAGCCGTCCGCGCCGGCCTTCACCGCGCGCTTCATCTTCTCCTCCTGGCCGATGCTCGTGCACATGATGATGTGGGCGCCCGGGTCCGCCTCCTTGATCTCCGAGGTCGCCTCGATGCCGTCCCGGATCGGCATCACGATGTCCATCATCACGAGGTCGGGGCCGTACTCGTTGTACATTTCGATGGCCTCGACGCCGTTCTCCGCCTCGCCGACGATTTCGAACTCCTCCTCCAGAATCTCCCGGAGCAGGTTCCGCATGAACTCAGAGTCGTCCACCAGTAGGACCTCCTTGGGCATGGTAGCCCCCTTCGAACAAGGGCCTAATAAAGTCTCGTCACCGATTATCAGCGCTGATTGTCGTCGAGAAGG encodes:
- a CDS encoding HEAT repeat domain-containing protein, translated to MPSLYGLERSGDVYKLVELLRESEKETVRRRAAEILGNLDDPESEGVDGLVEAMSDEAVSVRAAAIDALTQQEAVDALMKGLGRSVDDAGAEWAQAETFVEDLGSDTPEMRMAAANVLGLLGVTESARPLAARLERETEPRVRARIARALGRVDEPSVAGALVECLRGEPLEVRREAAESLGRLGGKTALRGLLAVVDDDSETMRRATVSSLGRFGRTEPVDPLVERLGDGSDLVRRAAVFSLIEIMSNVPPGKSHELRETIVDRMAARSDPSIVASLVEIIEEGSQLHQRRNATWMLGRVAGDQSTKMEAVEALVGELGADDDLLSQFAATGLAEIGGRSVETSLLEVIESDRYGEDAVAMAAFALGKVGGDRAHQRLQKLVDETENDEVRRRAFSAISKLGGHS
- a CDS encoding archaellin/type IV pilin N-terminal domain-containing protein, whose translation is MFEFITDEEERGQVGIGTLIVFIAMVLVAAIAAGVLINTAGFLQTKSEATGQEASAQVSNRVTVVNAYGSVNDANDSVKNGTVHFVNVTVMRAAGSENINLSEATIQWIGPNQATTLVNGPNNADQTSNEQFATIGVTDDDQDQVLSDKDTRIKLVMNATAIKNDDGSFSGTGNSLTGLMEGENVKLTITTQYGASTDYWVSVPESLMDKQAVKL
- a CDS encoding CheF family chemotaxis protein, translated to MSESAIADFVTTFIPDTATHAEPVRGRVVMSKRQIVLVTSDDRVVVPLEGVFDVKHASAPGDLAKFFEDTVTIGYERDGQKHVAVVEGGGDTVDRFVTLVFKALLNGTTVYAKHPARRGGRITDESFDTADLFLVPDAVELRGATSARIVVSTVTHFERLERDVGGSSRPLLSVRHVGDASAVTTELALDSSRRMNILGRFLRLQYAQLKQDLGDATLSDDEVEALVAIYSTGPDVSLAGVLGVDVSHLTMLLSDLEEKGFVVDENAIEHGSTGPASQARQGTVELTSLGQAAVSEHLEDVNN
- the cheF1 gene encoding chemotaxis protein CheF1: MSESEYKVADGPGKFLQVVKDGRRLKDAEWTNGRILLSNKRVVLAGNDGKRTLPLSKVASLSGRYDVNQTVAKVSDYVTIQMQNESVVLLSLGENTEEFEHKLYGALLDQTEVLVKHPAVKGGVVQDTTFERARIKVDDDQLNVAMSNGEFVPVELDDVGSAEAASLEVQGETSPVLKTEHTVDEASVQTYFSSDSHTCSILESLLSKEARKSQGSVELSETEKRVLMALYSGVASFEIPDFLGMDVDEVESIFERLVEVDVLEEVRKRREVAMKTRGRNIASEAINEE
- a CDS encoding archaellin/type IV pilin N-terminal domain-containing protein; amino-acid sequence: MFEFITDEEERGQVGIGTLIVFIAMVLVAAIAAGVLINTAGFLQTKSEATGEEASAQVSNRVTVVSAYGNVTTNDKVDYVNVTVMRAAGAQNINLSSATVQWIGPNEAKTLTYNQTGADGDNFNTTKVKGEGAKVLSSQESRITIVMDASEIENAALGEGTNVQLTITTQYGASTEYWAAVPESLQDKNVVEL
- a CDS encoding DUF7385 family protein, with translation MGDVIDFEAVRHRLKLRRDTGTVRLFENRDGVSCPVCGEAFDEALATTERSRQLGSDQPLDVCVARESDRLFIFTHAHG
- a CDS encoding methyl-accepting chemotaxis protein; protein product: MLGTLRKLLGRGSEPAATDGGGRTDSPQSSSDFQSDGGTEAGQFSFGGHDRHRTALRERYELDTASLDPELPEETADHLGGLFEQNKPGTETYVPAYEDAGVDAARFVKSHDAAVDGVVTAVFDRLREEGVDDQALDRAEGELRTGMEAVLEDAATGVGAFGDVGGSESGDVEDEDELNVEDDELLDGIGMPVFMIDTAGEVVAWNNAMADLSGCPAEEVVGSTDTTGAMNADGSGTETLAEKVVASPEAADAEEGVERADTSYTLYEEGGTLLDRSGVEHRVSIKARPIFDGDELIAVVETVNDRTEDVERANAIEALVTELRETMQALSDGELSTRATYDEDGVVDSRLVAVVDDLNQMADEFERLVGQVDGKTRELEDSIRDAAGEANEIKETVDEQNQMLSEAASEMQNFSASMQEVAASSDQVASAAEQAQAAAESGLDASESASKATDEVIEISDDLVESVSELESKMDDIEGVVEVIAEVADQTNLLALNANIEAARAGEAGSGFEVVADEVKELANETREHTERIAGSIDEVQQQANETVVAVDQSHEQIHRAGDEIDDALTALEEIADAVDEAATGITEVARANDEQASTVEEVIVTIEEVQEQAETAAAASEQIVSATQKQSEAVDELGNRVEQLTTEETQEFTTEEPQE